TGTGGTACGGCCGTACTCCGCTGACTCCATCCCACGGGTATTTTTCGTGCGGTTCTTCACGTTCACCTTCATCTCGCTCCAGAAAACCTGGAACAAACAGCTCTTTGGTCATGGTATACAGCTTCACACGGCCTGTCTGACCATAGTCGACCACTTTGGTGTGGTCGTCAAAATCAACCACCTCCACAACTGCCCGGGGCTGTGGAGCGTAATACGTGATCTTATAGTTGTCAGCCGGGTCAAACGGTTTTCCGCAGGCGAGTCCCATCAATGTGTTTCCGTATGTCGGAGTGATGTACACATTGGGGCCAAGCAGCTCTTCGCAGGCAAAGCGATACCACTGCGGAGTAAATTCTGTTCCGCCGCAGAAGATGCCTGTGATGCCCGCTTCTTCAATACTGCTGCCTTCATCCAGTAATCTCATTGCCAAAGCTTCCAGAAGCTTCGGTGTGGTGAACATACACTGGATGTCATTGTCTGCTCCCAGGACAGCCATTGCCTGATCAATTACGTGGCTGCTGTATTCCTGAGCTTCCGCAACCTTTCCCTTCTTCAGCAGCTTGACGACCCATCGCGGATCCAGGTCCACACAAAAGCAAATGCCGCCGCGATGCTGAGCAAGATGTTCAACGGAGAGTCTCAAACGCCGAGGGCCGGACGGACCAAGCATGAGCCAGTTGGCTCCGCGTGGAAAGGATTCGTCGGGAATGGTATCGCTAAAAATTTCGTAGTCCGTCCAGTGATCTTCCACGACCACTCGGGATTTGGGTATGCCGGTTGTTCCGCCGGTCTCAAACACATAGATAGGTTTGTCCTGAAGCGGCTGAGGTAACCAGCGACGCATTGGTCCGCCGCGCAGCCAGTCATCCTCGAACAGCGGAAATTTCCTGAGATCCTGGAAACTGTTCACATCTGTGAGCGGGTCAAAATCGAATTCTTGCTTCTTTTTCAGCCAGAACTCGCTGCCGGTATCTTCACCGAAATGCCATTGAACGGTTTCTCTTGTGTGCTGGTCAAGTGCTTCACGGTGACTGGCTGCCACAGTACTCAGGTCCACGGTGGCTCTTTCTGATGATCAATGGAGTGTGTTTAAAATACTCAGATCGATTCTGAGTAACTCTGTATCGTGCGATCAGCACCTCCTGCATGAGGTGCAGCTGTCGCACGACAACGACTGCTGTAGATTTCACAGCCACTCTGACATACTAGAATTGTCGAATCAATTTTCCAGCCAGCACAGCCGGCATCGCGCCAGGGAAGCGGATTCGAGTCTCCGGGGGGTGGATTTGTGACGCAAATTCAAATCACAGGATTCCCGGCAGGCGAAACGGCAGCAAACGGGCGTGCTGACAGGCAGGAACTGTTTAGTGTCAGTCCGATCTGATGCTGATCGCGGATGTGTCAGTTGATTCGGACGAATTGGGAAAAAACAGGTCCGCCGACTGTACCAAATCCAGCTTCACGCTTTGATCCTTGTCGGTGAAGGTGTTCGCTGTCCCGATGGGACCGAACCTGTGCTGCGGAGAAATTGGACGCTCCGACCGACAATATTCGTTAAAGCGGAACTGTTGACGCTCCGACCGGACTTCTTTTCAGCAGTAGATTCGGCACAGTTTGTTTGCAGGAATCCGTGCCGATGCGTCATCCGAATTAGTGATTTTACATCCAAAAGACCGCCCATACTCAGCCCGGTGGCTGTGCTGTTCAGCCTGACCGGTGTTCCGGTTCACTTATCTTGGTGGTAAATCAATGAAACTGGTGACAGATTCAACTGCTGCCGTATGGTGTCAGCGGGTCTGCTGGCGGGCTGCCGTCAGCGTATTTCGCAGCAGCATGGCGATGGTCATTGGCCCAACTCCACCAGGAACCGGAGTAATCGCTGATGCCGTTTTTGAGGCCGATTCAAACTGGACGTCGCCGACCAGAAGATCATTCACGCGGTTAATACCCACATCGATTACCACCGCCCCCGGCCTGATCATGTCGCTCGTGACGAATTCGGGAATGCCCACTGCAGCAATCAGAATATCTGCCTGACTGGTGACTGCGGCAATGTCTTTCGTACGGCTGTGACAGGTCGTGACAGTTGCGTCAGCACCGCGCTGAATCAGCAGTGCTCCCATCGGTTTCCCGACAATATCGCTCCGCCCGATGATCACGGCATGTGCCCCCGCGGTCTCGACACGTTCATATTCAAGCATTCTTATAATTCCGTGAGGTGTGCAGGGCAGGAATCTCGGCCGGCCCTGCAGCATCAGTCCCACATTCTCCGGATGGAATCCGTCTACATCTTTAGCAGGTAGTATGGCATCCAATACGGGGACAGCATCCAGGTGGTCGGGTAATGGCAGCTGAACCAGAATTCCGTGGACATCGGCATGCTCATTCAGTTGCTCTATAAGCTGCTGTAACTGCGACTGCGTCGTTTCCTGCGGCAACCGGTGGAGTGTGCTTTTCAGTCCGCATTTCCGGCAGGCCCGTTCTTTATTGCGTACATAAACCTGACTCGCAGGATCATCTCCCACGAGGACTGCTGCGAGTTGTGGGATGATTCCGGTCTGTCCGGAGAACTCAGCAGCATCAGCGGCAATCGCGGATCTTTCGACTGACGAGATTTGTTTTCCATCAATAATTCGTGCCGGCATGATCAGGGTCCACGATCATCGATTGATCAGTTTGAGAGTAATGAGAACGAAACCGGGATTGATGACAACCACGAGATTTACCGGAACAGGCCGGCCCGGTGTCTGAATTTTGGTCAGAAGAATGTGGCAGTTTGTTCCAAAACGCGGTAAAGATTGTACAGGCAAGGCATTTGGAGCCTTCAGGACCTTCTGCCTGGCAGGCACCTAGAGTCCAGGACGGTGTTCTCCTGATTTTCACGGTGGATTACAATTGCGGGAATCACCCGATCAGACAGAAACACCTCAAAATACGTCAAAATAGGTTTTGGAACTGTTTGTCAGACTGTCAGACGATGTCCAGCCGGGGAAAACTGCGTGTCACTGGAAAAAGCAGAGGCTCTGGTTATCCGGCAGGCGGACTTCAGCGAAACCAGCCGAGTTATCACGCTGTTCAGCAAAGAATTCGGAAAATTCTCAGTGCTTGCGAAAGGTGTCAAAAGACTCAAAGGGCCTTTTGATGCTGGTATTGACCTGCTTTCCAGGTCTCGCGTAGTCTTCATCCGCAAGTCCTCCGGCAGCCTGGACCTCCTCACCGAGGCCCGATTGGTTTCTCGTTTTGTGCCTCCGGGGTCGAACATCGACTCCCTTTACGGTGGCTATTACGTGGCTGATCTGCTTGAAGGGCTCACCGAAGAATATGATCCTGAGCCTGAGATCTACAACCTGGCAACGGACACGCTCACGAAACTCATGGCGACCGAACATCACTCACTGACATCGGTTGTCGAATTTGAACTGGGAATACTGCGAATTTCCGGGCTACTTGGCAGTTTGACGGAATGCATCGTCTGTGGGTCATCCGTCATGCAGTCCGGTCAGCTGTCATCCAAAAATTTCGCTCACTGGATCAGCCAGGGAGGACTGTTGTGTGCCGATTGTCGACGACCGGAGTTTTCGGGGCGTTCGATTTCAGCCGGGTCCGTTGCTGCACTTCGCCAGTTGAGTTCCGGTGACTCGCAATTGTCCGGACGTCTACGCCTCACAAAACAGCAGATTATTGAGTGTCATCATTTTGCGGTGTCAACAATTACAAGCATCCTGGGACGTCGTCCGTCGACGCTGCGTTATCTGGATGGTGTCTGACCTGTTGAACGATGTGCAGACGCACAAAGAAGAACGGTCCAGAGCATGAAGCCTGTTTGCCGAATGGAATCGGCTGCGAAACGAATCCTCCGAGCTCGAGGTATATGGCAGCGCCGTTTTTTGTCATTCGTTTGGGTGGCTGCCGTCGGTTTCTGGAGCCTGACGGTTGTCGGTTGTCAGACGATGGCCGGTCAGAAAGAAGGCGGGGTCTTTGCATCGGCGACCGCACCGGTGGTGAAAGCTGTCAGGAATCTTTGGAACGGTAGTGGCGACGATCGGGATAACAGCGCACTGGCCCGGGGAAGCAGGTTCAGTGAAGAAGGTCGCCAAAGTGTTCAGCAAACAAAGCAACTGTTCGACAGTGGAGACTATGAGGGCGCCGCAAAGCAGTACGGGAAGCTTGCAGAGAAATACAAGGGAACATCTGCCGGTGAAGAAGCTCAGTTTCGGATGGCCGAGTCATGGTATGCACTGGAGCGGTATCCGGTGGCACAGGACGGCTATGACCAGTTGTTTGTTGACTATCCGTCCACGCGATTTGTTCAGACGGCAACGAAACGGATGTATCGGATTGCTCAGGTTTGGCTCGATCTGGCAGATCCTTTAAATCGAAGCAGGATTCGAACTGTCAGTGCCGTCGAAGTTGAATACGAACATCCAAACGATGCACCGCCTGTTCCGACCGCGCCATCCCTCAAATATCGAATTCTGCCCAATTTTGCAGACAGGAGTCGACCGGTCTTTGACACACAGGGCCGTGCACTCAAAGCACTGAAGGGTATCTGGCTGAATGATCCGACCGGCCCACTGGCCGACGATGCCCTGTTCGCGACAGCCTCGTATTATCTTCGCCGGGAGGACTATGTTGAGGCAGATCGTTATTTCAACATTCTGCGTGACGAATATCCGGACAGTCCGCATATTAAGGATGCATTTCTGCTTGGGTCGCATGTGAGGCTGATGTCGTACCAGGGTCCTTCCTATGACGGAACGTCGCTGGAAGGTGCCGGTCGGCTGACTGCACAGTCCCTGAAAATGTTTCCAGGTTCTTCCGAGCGTGCTCAACTGCGCAAGGATCTGCAAAAGATACATTTGCTGAAGGCTCAGCGCATCTGGGACCGTATTCAGTACTATGAAAAGAAAAATAACAGTGACCGAGCTGTGGGACTGACATGTGTGCAATTGATGAATGAGTTTCCCAATACACAGTTCGCCGATATGGCACGGGACAAATTGGCTACTCTGGATCGGAATGAACTCCAGGTTCTGCCGGGATTCGACAGAATTCTGGAGTCCCTCTCACCGGCACCGTTACCTGCCGAACGTCTCAATGGTCAGGTGAAGTCTGTGGGAGCAACTGCGGACGAGACTGCCGGAAGCGGCCAACTCTGATGGAACTCCGACAGGTGCAGAAAATGACGCACCGAAGACAGACCGGTACGGTACTGCTGCTGATGGTTGCGGTCAGTGGCTGTGGTTATACATTCGGGCCGCAGCCGGTCCGAGGCGTACGGACCGTACATGTTCCCGTTGTTCAGACGGATTCCTTTCGTCGTAATCTTGACTATCTGCTGACGGAAGCTGTGCAGGCTGAAATTCGTACCCGTACAGTGTACCGCCTCGAAGAAGAACATGTCGCGGACACGATTCTCAACTTAAAAATTGTTGATTACCGTAAGGACCTGCTGAGTGAAACTCGGTTTGATGATGCGCGTGAGTTGCAGCTGACTCTGGGGGCGCAGATTTCGTGGATCGATCGTCGTAACGGTCGTGTATTACAGGAACGCATCTTTCCCATTAGTCAAGACCTGGCGCAGCGTGCAACGGACGTGAGCTTTGCTCCGGAACTGGGACATTCCATGGCAACTGCCCAGCAAAAGGCTGCCGAACGAATGGCGGCTCAAATCGTGGACATCATGGAATTGCCGTGGTGATCGGCTTAGTGGGTCTGCTGACGAAACCTGCAGGTGTTGTTTGACTGCAGTCCCAGGCCACACGGCTGCCCATTCACCAGGTCCTGACTGATCTCACGGGATTTGAATTGAGCTGCTGAGTATCCTGCGTGGTCGGAAGTCCCGTCTGCCGTTTCTTCAGCAACTGGGCGTGAGTTTGTGCAGCAGCATCCGGACGCATCGGTCCCTTGATGTTAATCGATGATCCGACAGATCGAGTGTCTGATTGATACGCCGTTCGCGCGTGCCCTGGAGATACATCAGGAATCGGGTACCAGGCGTGAGACACACGGAAACAATGGATTTGGCCAACTGTGTCTGGTTGCTCTTCGGCCTTTGGAAACCGGTGTTCGTTTTTTGTTGCGATCCTGCAGAACGGCTGAGATACTCACATCAGACAATCTGACCGTCACACTTCGGCTGTATGGGTGGGTTGATCAGCCATGGGCCACATTCATAGATGAATGAGCAGTCGGCGGAATTCTGCACGACACGATGACGCTGTGGATTGGGGAATTTGGTCGGATTCCTGTCATCAACGCAAATGGCGGGTGGGATCATTTTCCTGGTATCACATCGGCTGCAATCGGTGGTGCGAGGCGGCAGATTCATCCGCAGGACGACAGGATCCGGACCTGAAATTGACGGCGAATCAGTCACTGACCCGATTTGTTTGCGATGATTCTGTTTCAGCGTTGGTGTAGATCCCGCCAAAGAATTCACGACCATATCTGGTAGTCCGGCAGCAGCGCCGGATTCCGGGGTTGTCCATTGTGGCTCCGCTGTAAATCCTGCCCGTCCCGGGTGTAAAGGGAATCAACACCGTTATCTCCGTTTTGGTCAATCCGTCTCAAAGAGTCCGTTTTTTTTCTGTTGAAGCAGCCGGACAAAGTCCTTGTTGCGTTCCGCACGGGGCAGCCGTCCGGATCGGAATTCAAAACGATCTCACTTCGATGAGAGGGTTCGGAGCTCCTGTGAAGAAGGCTTCACAGGAGCGATCGTTGGAGAGCCTCAGGCAGCGAACACCAGTCATGTCTGGTATTTGCTGGCAATTTCTGACTTCGTACGAGACACTTGGTATCCGTAGTAGACCTGATCGGACCGAGCCTCAGGTGTTCGGTTTATCAATTGCTTACACTGTTTGTTTGTGTTGAAACGGGATCGAATTATCCAATGAAAATCGTTCTGTTTACTGTGCTGCTGACAGGAATGGCTGCTGCTGTTTCCCGTCCGCTGATTGCATCTCCACTGATCCTGAAAAAGGGTGATCATATTTGTCTGGTTGGCAACGAACTGGGTGAACGGATGCAGCATCACAACTACTGGGAGGCTCTGCTGCACCAGTCGTATCCGGATCTGGAACTGACTGTCCGAAATTTGTGTTTCCCAGGTGACGAAGCCTATGAGCGAATTCGGTCTCTGGATTTTGGAGATCCGGACAGTCATCTGACCCACAGCCGCGCCAGTGTCGTTATGTATTTTTTTGGCTTCAATGAATCGTTTGCAGGCCAGGACGGGCTGCACGAGTTTACAGGTCAGATCACGAGGCTCGTGAAGGAAACCCAGGCACAGAACTACAATGGTACGGATCACCCGCGAATTGTTCTGGTTTCTCCGATCGCGTGTGAAGACACCGGTAACTTGAATCTGCCGGACGCGGATCAGCACAACCTCAGGCTGCTGCAATATACGGATGCTCTGAAGTCCGTGGCGGAAATGTCTGAAGTCTCATTCGCCGACATTTACACTCCTTCCAAACTGCTGTTTCAGGCTTCTGACGAACAACTGACTCTGAACGGCAGTCACCTGAACGAGGCAGGGTATCAGGCACTGGCGCCACTTTTGATGAAAGCGCTTGGACTGACTGTGACGGAGACCCCTCCCGCAGCATCACTCCGTTCAGAAATTGATGATAAGAATTTCCACTGGTGGCATCGCTATCGGTCCGTGAATGGCTATTCAATTTACGGCAAACGGGGTCTCGCCGGGACCGATGGTACCTACAACAATCGCGACGTCATGGAACGTGAACGTGCCATCCTGGATCAAATGACAGTGAATCGGGATCAACGGATCTGGTCTGTTGTCCAGGGGATGTCGGTGTCTGATCAGTGCAACGACTCGAACACACTTCCGTTTCTGAAAGTCAGAACCAATGTTGGGGGTGAAGATGATCCAAATCGAAAGAAAGGCAAACTCGGCACCCTGGAGTATCTTCCTGCTGCTGAACAGAAAAAATTGTTCAGGATGGCTGATGGGTATGAGATTCAGTTGGTTGCTTCGGAGGAAGACTTTCCGGAACTCGCGAATCCGGTTGCACTGAACTTTGACAACCGCGGTCGGCTGTGGGTGACCACCATGCCGTCCTATCCGCACTGGCAGCCGAAACGCAGACTTGCAGACAAGGTATTGATTCTGACGGATGTTGATGCCGATGGTCGGGCGGATGACTGCACGGTATTTGCTGACGGATTACACCAGCCAACCGGATTTGAGCTTGGTTACGGAGGAGCGTTTGTAGCACAACAGCCCGATATTCTGTTTCTGCAGGATACCGATGGCGACGGTGTGGCTGATGTTCGCATTCGCAGGCTGGTGGGTTTTGATACAGCAGACTCGCATCATGGACTGGCGGCGTTTGAGTGGGGGCCCGGGGGATCTCTGTATTTCAATGAAGGCACCTTTAAATACTCGCAGGTCGAAAGCCCTTACGGTTTGACCCGTATGCATGAAGCAGGTGTCTGGCGTTACAATCCCCGGACGCATCATTTCAGGACGCATATTTCGTTGCCATTTGCCAATCCATGGGGACATGTATATGACCGATGGGGACAGGACTTTGTGTCCGATGCCTCTTCCGGTTTCAACTACTGGGGCAC
The Fuerstiella sp. genome window above contains:
- the folD gene encoding bifunctional methylenetetrahydrofolate dehydrogenase/methenyltetrahydrofolate cyclohydrolase FolD; translation: MPARIIDGKQISSVERSAIAADAAEFSGQTGIIPQLAAVLVGDDPASQVYVRNKERACRKCGLKSTLHRLPQETTQSQLQQLIEQLNEHADVHGILVQLPLPDHLDAVPVLDAILPAKDVDGFHPENVGLMLQGRPRFLPCTPHGIIRMLEYERVETAGAHAVIIGRSDIVGKPMGALLIQRGADATVTTCHSRTKDIAAVTSQADILIAAVGIPEFVTSDMIRPGAVVIDVGINRVNDLLVGDVQFESASKTASAITPVPGGVGPMTIAMLLRNTLTAARQQTR
- the recO gene encoding DNA repair protein RecO; amino-acid sequence: MSLEKAEALVIRQADFSETSRVITLFSKEFGKFSVLAKGVKRLKGPFDAGIDLLSRSRVVFIRKSSGSLDLLTEARLVSRFVPPGSNIDSLYGGYYVADLLEGLTEEYDPEPEIYNLATDTLTKLMATEHHSLTSVVEFELGILRISGLLGSLTECIVCGSSVMQSGQLSSKNFAHWISQGGLLCADCRRPEFSGRSISAGSVAALRQLSSGDSQLSGRLRLTKQQIIECHHFAVSTITSILGRRPSTLRYLDGV
- a CDS encoding tetratricopeptide repeat protein translates to MKPVCRMESAAKRILRARGIWQRRFLSFVWVAAVGFWSLTVVGCQTMAGQKEGGVFASATAPVVKAVRNLWNGSGDDRDNSALARGSRFSEEGRQSVQQTKQLFDSGDYEGAAKQYGKLAEKYKGTSAGEEAQFRMAESWYALERYPVAQDGYDQLFVDYPSTRFVQTATKRMYRIAQVWLDLADPLNRSRIRTVSAVEVEYEHPNDAPPVPTAPSLKYRILPNFADRSRPVFDTQGRALKALKGIWLNDPTGPLADDALFATASYYLRREDYVEADRYFNILRDEYPDSPHIKDAFLLGSHVRLMSYQGPSYDGTSLEGAGRLTAQSLKMFPGSSERAQLRKDLQKIHLLKAQRIWDRIQYYEKKNNSDRAVGLTCVQLMNEFPNTQFADMARDKLATLDRNELQVLPGFDRILESLSPAPLPAERLNGQVKSVGATADETAGSGQL
- the lptE gene encoding LPS assembly lipoprotein LptE — its product is MTHRRQTGTVLLLMVAVSGCGYTFGPQPVRGVRTVHVPVVQTDSFRRNLDYLLTEAVQAEIRTRTVYRLEEEHVADTILNLKIVDYRKDLLSETRFDDARELQLTLGAQISWIDRRNGRVLQERIFPISQDLAQRATDVSFAPELGHSMATAQQKAAERMAAQIVDIMELPW
- a CDS encoding GDSL-type esterase/lipase family protein, translating into MKIVLFTVLLTGMAAAVSRPLIASPLILKKGDHICLVGNELGERMQHHNYWEALLHQSYPDLELTVRNLCFPGDEAYERIRSLDFGDPDSHLTHSRASVVMYFFGFNESFAGQDGLHEFTGQITRLVKETQAQNYNGTDHPRIVLVSPIACEDTGNLNLPDADQHNLRLLQYTDALKSVAEMSEVSFADIYTPSKLLFQASDEQLTLNGSHLNEAGYQALAPLLMKALGLTVTETPPAASLRSEIDDKNFHWWHRYRSVNGYSIYGKRGLAGTDGTYNNRDVMERERAILDQMTVNRDQRIWSVVQGMSVSDQCNDSNTLPFLKVRTNVGGEDDPNRKKGKLGTLEYLPAAEQKKLFRMADGYEIQLVASEEDFPELANPVALNFDNRGRLWVTTMPSYPHWQPKRRLADKVLILTDVDADGRADDCTVFADGLHQPTGFELGYGGAFVAQQPDILFLQDTDGDGVADVRIRRLVGFDTADSHHGLAAFEWGPGGSLYFNEGTFKYSQVESPYGLTRMHEAGVWRYNPRTHHFRTHISLPFANPWGHVYDRWGQDFVSDASSGFNYWGTPISGKVVYPAKHAGGAFNDTVNNFKDPALRGRDVCQKFIEKRTRPSAGSEIVSSRHFKPEDQGDFLLCNVIGDRSILQHSMKEIGSGFEGTEKTPLVFCEDGNFRPIDIQFAPDGTLYICDWHNALIGHLQHNLREPNRDHQHGRIWRVICTGRDLVQSPVIADQSIAVLLDALKEYENRTRYRARRELASRPTAAVVAAVKTWTAALDSIGKNYAHQILEASWVLQSHNVIDTDLLNTVLDSDDYHCRVAATRLLCDMREHVPDAMNRIRELIRDDHPRVRLEAVRSCSFFEGEDAIETALGVLENDVDSYLQYTLDETMRHLESQ